From the Simplicispira suum genome, the window CCGGGCACCCACTGCTGCATTTCCGGGTTGCGCTCGCCAAAAGCTTCGCCAGCGGCCAGTTCAAAAGTGGCACGCGCGCCCTCCTGCATGCCGATGAGGCGCGCCTCCAGCGCAGGCGAGAGTTCGCTGTTGCCCAGCGTGAGCGTGGCGGGTTTGTCTTCGAACGTATTGATCACATCACCCGCCGGACCGGCCAGGCGGTAATGCAGTGTGAGAAAGGAGCCTTGTTGAACGATTGCCATGCATGCCTCTATAAACTGCTGCCATTTTAGGATTGCTGCGCTTATCCCTTCGGGAAACCCCTGATTCATGCCTCTCAAAGACCTGCCTGTCGACGCCCGCCCGCGCGAAAAACTCCTCGCACGCGGTCCTGCGGCGCTGAGCGACGCCGAGTTGCTGGCGCTGCTGCTGCGCACCGGTATCGTCGGCAAGGGCGTGCTGCAACTGGCGCAGGAACTGCTCGATGCCCCGCGCACCTGCCCGGAAACCAAACGCCCCATGGGCGGTTTTGGCGGTATTTCCGGCCTGCTGCACGCGAGCATGGCGGACCTGGCGCGCATAAAAGGTCTGGGCCCTGCCAAGCGCGCGGAGCTGGTGGCGGTGCTCGAGCTCGCCCGCCGCGCATTGGCGCAGCAACTGCGCGAGCGCGAAGTGTTCGATTCGCCCGACGCTGTGGGCCACTACCTGCAACTGCAGCTGGCCGCCAAGGGGCACGAAGTGTTTGCCGTGCTGTTCCTGGACAGCCAGCACCGGCTGATTGCGCTGGAAGAGCTGTTTCGCGGCACGCTGACGCAAACCAGCGTCTACCCGCGCGAAGTGGTGCTGCGTGCCCTGCACCTGCAGGCGGCCGCCGTGGTGCTGGCGCACAACCATCCCAGCGGCAGCGTACAACCGAGCCGTGCCGACGAGGCACTGACGCAAACCCTCAAAAGCGCGCTGGCGCTGGTGGATGTGCGCGTGCTCGACCACGTCATCGTCGCGCCCGGGCAGTGGCTTTCGATGGCCGCGAAAGGACTGGTGTGAGCCAGCCGGGCGAGCGCTTTTTCAGCCTGGCATCGCTCGGCCCGCTGGCGCGCCACCTGCGCGAGCAGCAGGCGCTGCTCGCGGCGCAGGAGCAAGCCGCGCGCGAAGCCGCCGCCCGGCGCGAGGCAGAGCGGCACCTGTTTGCACACAGCGTGGGCGCCGTCACGGCACTGCGCTGGACCAACCGCGCGCAGCACGAACCCGCTCTGCCCGAGCCACTGCCGATGCAGCACTGGCTGGACGAAGCGCGCGTGCTGGTTGAGGCCATGAGCGACGAGTTTGATGTAAGCACGCTGCTCGACACCGACGATCAACTGAGTTTTCGGCGGCCCGGAATCGGTGCCGACGTGACCGCGCGCCTGCGCGCAGGCCACTGGAGCATCCAGCGCCAGCTTGATCTGCACGGCCTGCGCGTTCATGAAGCGCGCGAAGCCCTGGGCGAGTTCATCCGCCACGCCCACAAGGCCGGCCTGCGCTGCGTGCGCGTGGTGCATGGCAAGGGTCTGGGCTCGCCGGGGAAGGCGCCTGTGCTCAAGGGCCGCGTGCAGCGCTGGCTGGTCCAAAAAAGCGAGGTGCTGGCGTTTGTCCAGGCCCGCCCAGCCGACGGCGGTGCTGGGGCGCTGGTGGTGCTTTTGCAGCGGGTGGAGTCCTAAAGCCGTGAGTTGAAAGTGCGTTTCAGAATGCTGCCGAGAATCGCCGCCATTCGCTTTTTCAACCTGCTTCCAACCCCCGACACAAGAAATTTATCCATCACATTGCCTGACGATGTAGCCGCCTCAGACAAAGATTGGTAAACGCGATTTCGCACAGGGCAGGAGCCGGGTCTCGCCCCGGCGGGCGAGGTACTTGTTCTTTGCGTTGTCTACATGGACCAAAGACATCGGAAAACCAAACAGCGATACGGGCCTACTATCGCTGCGCGCGGCCCGTGTGGCTGTCCAGGCCCTTGTGGATACGCCTGTGGCGGGGTGCTTGCGGGGTGGCATGCGCGCGCAGCAAGGCTGATGCCTTGCAAGCGCGGGCAACGCCGCAAGCGGCCCCTTTGAGAGGCAACCCGAAGGGAAGGACACCAGAGCCGTCCCTCAACGTAGCGCAGCGAAGAAGCCGCAGACAGCAGGGTGAGCCTTTTTTTGGTGACTTTTTTCGGCATGAGAAAAGTGACTGCGCCGCCGGGCGCACATCCCGGCATCCGCCGTTTGCCACGAGGCACGATCCCATCAAAACCGCGCTCTCATTGTTGTCTGTCGGCTTTTTTGAGGCTGCCCCACAACCAGGTCAAATTGGCACCTGGCGCTTATTTGGCAAGCGATAACAGCTATTGTTTCGATAGCTTATAACAAAGCGTGCCGCCAATACTGGCAGGGAACGCAGCAGGCATTCCGTCACGGTGCAAGGGCTTTGTCCCGATGGCTTGCTTTTGCCGGACTGCGTCCTACACTGGCCGTCAGGGGGACCCGGATGAACATCCTGCGAATCACCGGCCTGGTAGCCACAGCGCAAGCGCGGCTCGCCACCATCACACTGAAAGCCCCGCTGATGCAGGCGGCCCGGCTGCTTTCTCGCCCGCAGATCGATCTGGTGGTGGTCTGCCACCCTGATGGCACGATTGCCGGCGTGGTCAGCAAGACCGACGTTGTCAAACAAATTGGCCACTGTGCCGGCAGCGCCTGCCAGACCTTGGCCTGCGAACTGATGACGGCCGAACCAGTCTGTTGCGAACCACAAGACCAGGTATCGGACGTACTGGCTTTGATGGAGCGGCACAGCCTGGTGCATCTCCCAGTCTTGGACGAAACACGCCGCCCGATCGGCGTCGTCGCTGCGCGCGACGCATTGCAGTTGCTGGTGCGCGAAGGCGAATACGAAGAATCCCTGGTGCGCCAGTACGTCATGGGCGCCGGCTACCACTGAATCCATCATGTCCAGATCTGCACGCACCCCCCGCTCGCGCCCGGTGTTTCTGAACCTGGCGCAGATCACGCTCCCGGTGGGCGCCCTTACTTCCATTCTTCACCGCTTGAGCGGGGTTTTATTGGCCACCGGGGTGCCGGCGCTGCTGTACCTGTTGCAAGGCTCGTTGGGCGATGCCGGCGATTTTTCAGACACCACGGCGTTGCTGAGGCAGCCTGTCGTGAAGATATTTTTGATAGCGCTGGCCTGGGCGCTGGCGCACCACATGCTGGCGGGTGTGCGCCACATGCTGACCGACATTGACGTCGGCTCAAGTCTGGGCAAGGCGCGGCGCACTGCATGGGGCGTGAACCTCGCGGCTATGGCCATCGCCGTGCTCGCAGCGGGAGTTGTCTTGTGAAGCGCGGCCTCACCGGCTTGCCGGCGTGGCTGGTGCAACGTGCGAGCGCCGTGTACCTGCTGCTGTTTCTGATCTTCGTGCTGGCTTCGTTCGCGCTTGCGCCCCCGCACAGCCGAAATGAGTGGTTGCAGTGGCTGGCACACCCGGCGATGCGCCTGGCGTTGGCCGTATTTTTTGCAGCGCTTTTGGCGCATATGTGGGTGGGCTTGCGCGATGTACTGCTCGACTACGCACAGCCCGTGCGCATTCGCCCCTACCTGCTCGCTGCACTCGCTGCGGCGCTGTGTGGTCTGGGAGTGTGGGCTGTGTTGATCTTGCTGCGAATTCCAACCTGAAGCCCTGCACGCCCATCCCACGCCAACGCCCTTGAAAGGGCCAGAGAGGCCACCATGCGATTTTCCATCTCGCGCTTTGACCCCGACCGAGACGAGACCCCTTGGCTGCAGCACTACGACATTGACCTGCAGGACAGCGACCGCATGCTGCTGGACGTGCTGCTGCGGATCAAGGAGCAGGACCAAAGCCTGTCCATGCGCAAGTCGTGCCGGGAAGGGGTGTGCGGCTCGGACGCCATGAACATCAACGGCCGCAACGGCCTGGCCTGCATCACCCGCGTGCGCGACCTCAAGGGGCCCGTGGTGCTGCGGCCGCTGCCGGGCTTTCCCATCGTGCGCGACCTGATCGTGGATATGACGCAGTTCTTCAAGCAATACCACT encodes:
- a CDS encoding FKBP-type peptidyl-prolyl cis-trans isomerase, coding for MAIVQQGSFLTLHYRLAGPAGDVINTFEDKPATLTLGNSELSPALEARLIGMQEGARATFELAAGEAFGERNPEMQQWVPGKLLDALADPDEQYHVGEVVEFPTPDGHGTYAGAVVRVGSEGDARAMLVDFNHPLAGRAVSFEVYVIGVL
- the radC gene encoding RadC family protein, yielding MPLKDLPVDARPREKLLARGPAALSDAELLALLLRTGIVGKGVLQLAQELLDAPRTCPETKRPMGGFGGISGLLHASMADLARIKGLGPAKRAELVAVLELARRALAQQLREREVFDSPDAVGHYLQLQLAAKGHEVFAVLFLDSQHRLIALEELFRGTLTQTSVYPREVVLRALHLQAAAVVLAHNHPSGSVQPSRADEALTQTLKSALALVDVRVLDHVIVAPGQWLSMAAKGLV
- a CDS encoding Smr/MutS family protein — its product is MSQPGERFFSLASLGPLARHLREQQALLAAQEQAAREAAARREAERHLFAHSVGAVTALRWTNRAQHEPALPEPLPMQHWLDEARVLVEAMSDEFDVSTLLDTDDQLSFRRPGIGADVTARLRAGHWSIQRQLDLHGLRVHEAREALGEFIRHAHKAGLRCVRVVHGKGLGSPGKAPVLKGRVQRWLVQKSEVLAFVQARPADGGAGALVVLLQRVES
- a CDS encoding CBS domain-containing protein, yielding MNILRITGLVATAQARLATITLKAPLMQAARLLSRPQIDLVVVCHPDGTIAGVVSKTDVVKQIGHCAGSACQTLACELMTAEPVCCEPQDQVSDVLALMERHSLVHLPVLDETRRPIGVVAARDALQLLVREGEYEESLVRQYVMGAGYH
- the sdhC gene encoding succinate dehydrogenase, cytochrome b556 subunit, which translates into the protein MSRSARTPRSRPVFLNLAQITLPVGALTSILHRLSGVLLATGVPALLYLLQGSLGDAGDFSDTTALLRQPVVKIFLIALAWALAHHMLAGVRHMLTDIDVGSSLGKARRTAWGVNLAAMAIAVLAAGVVL
- the sdhD gene encoding succinate dehydrogenase, hydrophobic membrane anchor protein, with the translated sequence MKRGLTGLPAWLVQRASAVYLLLFLIFVLASFALAPPHSRNEWLQWLAHPAMRLALAVFFAALLAHMWVGLRDVLLDYAQPVRIRPYLLAALAAALCGLGVWAVLILLRIPT